From the Sinorhizobium garamanticum genome, one window contains:
- a CDS encoding helix-turn-helix domain-containing protein — MRLEAGRRLAEDTSIPLKKIATDIGFNDDVAFRRSFARRFGTSPAAYRKSFGS; from the coding sequence ATGAGGCTCGAGGCCGGTCGGCGACTGGCTGAGGACACCAGCATACCACTCAAGAAGATCGCCACTGATATCGGCTTCAACGACGATGTAGCCTTTCGGCGGTCCTTTGCTCGCAGGTTCGGCACGTCTCCGGCTGCTTATAGAAAAAGCTTCGGATCGTAG
- a CDS encoding dihydrofolate reductase family protein, translated as MAIRVDLLISLDGFATATDQTPDNPFSEDWSRLVDAYVATKTFQERVFKDTSGKGTTGIDNKYAKDYFENIGAEIMGAGKFGFHDHPDDPNWRGWWGEEPPFHYPVFVLTHNPRPSMKMAGGTIFHFINTSIDDALQQATDVAGQEDVRIGGGPTVVREYLKAGLVDRLHVAVAPILLGRGIRLWDDLRGLEKDYTVKSETAESGTIHLTFQR; from the coding sequence GTGGCAATTCGTGTTGATCTTCTCATCTCACTCGATGGCTTCGCGACAGCGACGGACCAGACACCCGATAACCCATTCAGCGAGGACTGGTCGCGTCTCGTTGATGCTTATGTGGCTACAAAGACTTTTCAGGAGCGGGTTTTCAAGGACACCAGTGGCAAAGGCACGACTGGCATCGACAATAAGTATGCGAAGGATTATTTCGAGAATATCGGTGCGGAAATTATGGGTGCTGGCAAATTCGGCTTCCACGACCACCCCGATGACCCGAACTGGCGTGGCTGGTGGGGTGAAGAACCCCCGTTTCATTACCCGGTTTTCGTCCTCACCCATAATCCACGGCCTTCCATGAAAATGGCAGGTGGCACCATATTCCATTTTATCAACACCTCGATTGACGACGCGCTCCAACAAGCCACGGACGTTGCCGGGCAAGAAGATGTGCGGATCGGAGGTGGTCCGACCGTCGTTCGTGAATATCTCAAAGCTGGTCTGGTTGACCGTCTTCATGTGGCCGTTGCGCCGATCCTACTCGGACGAGGGATCAGGCTGTGGGATGACCTGCGCGGCCTTGAAAAAGACTACACCGTGAAGTCGGAAACGGCAGAAAGCGGCACCATCCACCTTACATTCCAACGCTAG
- a CDS encoding SRPBCC family protein, with protein sequence MTDTAKLFETWSPDREIVLVKVFNHPRDKVFAAWMDPKALAEWYGPAGLSIETREADIREGGVWRFDMVGMFEGQEQRFENLMRFVEIAPNERIVMDYGTPDPDDPDRFHMVVTFDEQAVGKTVLTMRQLHPSRARRQAVISFGAVEYGLQTLDGLAAWLDS encoded by the coding sequence ATGACGGATACAGCAAAACTGTTTGAGACCTGGTCGCCCGATCGCGAAATCGTTCTGGTGAAGGTGTTCAACCACCCACGCGACAAGGTCTTTGCCGCCTGGATGGACCCCAAAGCGCTGGCCGAGTGGTACGGGCCGGCGGGCCTCAGCATCGAGACCCGCGAAGCCGACATCCGCGAGGGCGGGGTCTGGCGGTTCGACATGGTGGGCATGTTCGAGGGCCAGGAGCAGCGCTTCGAGAACCTGATGCGCTTTGTGGAGATCGCGCCAAACGAGCGGATCGTGATGGACTATGGCACGCCCGACCCCGACGATCCCGATCGTTTCCACATGGTAGTGACGTTCGATGAACAGGCCGTCGGCAAGACGGTGCTGACCATGCGTCAGCTCCACCCCAGTCGCGCGCGGCGTCAGGCGGTCATCAGCTTCGGCGCTGTGGAATACGGGCTGCAGACGCTGGACGGCCTCGCCGCCTGGCTGGACAGCTGA
- a CDS encoding ArsR/SmtB family transcription factor has product MPYHSAPLDLAFHALSDPTRRAVVSRLVEGELPVSALAEPFDMALPSFSQHLRVLEDCGLIESEKRGRSRWCRLVPARFEEAADWMETERRRWTERLDRLEVYLDNADDK; this is encoded by the coding sequence ATGCCTTACCATTCAGCGCCGCTTGACTTGGCCTTTCATGCTCTCAGCGACCCGACTCGCCGAGCTGTGGTTTCGCGACTTGTGGAGGGGGAATTGCCCGTTAGCGCCTTGGCGGAGCCTTTCGATATGGCGCTCCCCTCATTTTCACAGCATTTGAGAGTGCTGGAGGATTGCGGACTGATCGAAAGCGAGAAGCGCGGGCGCAGTCGCTGGTGTCGGCTGGTGCCGGCTCGCTTCGAAGAGGCGGCGGACTGGATGGAAACGGAACGCCGGCGCTGGACCGAGCGGCTGGATCGGTTGGAAGTCTATTTGGACAATGCGGACGACAAATGA
- the selD gene encoding selenide, water dikinase SelD codes for MDTATLPRLTALAHGGGCGCKLAPSVLQQLLADQPAGGPFSRLIVGTETGDDAAVWRLDDETCVIATTDFFMPMVDDPFDFGRIAATNAISDVYAMGGKPIMALAILGMPIDKMPAEMVREILRGGSAICAEAGIPVAGGHSIDSPEPIYGLAVIGTGSSSSIRRNSGARAGDALILTKALGVGIYSAAFKKGALPTDAYAELLQSTTLLNRVGAELAKHSHVHAVTDVTGFGILGHALEMARGSNKRIAIDADAIALFTRCAELAEQGFVTGASHRNWASYGAAVVLPDDLPAWRRHILTDPQTSGGLLVSCRADQADALLEEILAAGYPAARTIGVVEEGEPGLRVTA; via the coding sequence ATGGATACCGCGACTTTGCCGCGCCTGACGGCGCTTGCCCATGGCGGCGGCTGCGGCTGCAAGCTGGCGCCATCCGTCCTGCAGCAGCTGCTTGCCGATCAGCCGGCGGGCGGGCCTTTTTCCCGGCTCATCGTCGGCACCGAGACAGGGGACGACGCCGCCGTCTGGCGGCTCGACGATGAGACCTGCGTGATCGCCACCACCGATTTCTTCATGCCGATGGTCGACGATCCCTTCGATTTCGGCCGGATCGCCGCGACCAACGCCATCTCCGACGTCTATGCCATGGGCGGAAAGCCGATCATGGCGCTCGCCATTCTCGGCATGCCGATCGACAAGATGCCGGCAGAAATGGTGCGCGAGATCCTGAGGGGCGGCAGCGCGATCTGCGCCGAGGCCGGCATTCCGGTCGCCGGCGGCCACTCGATCGACTCGCCGGAGCCGATCTACGGTCTCGCGGTGATCGGTACGGGCTCCTCGTCCAGCATTCGGCGCAACAGCGGCGCGCGCGCCGGCGATGCGCTGATTCTAACGAAGGCGCTCGGTGTGGGGATCTATTCGGCGGCGTTCAAGAAGGGCGCGCTGCCAACGGATGCCTATGCCGAACTCCTCCAGTCGACGACGCTCCTGAATCGTGTCGGCGCCGAGCTCGCCAAACATTCTCACGTCCATGCCGTCACCGATGTCACCGGCTTCGGCATTCTCGGCCACGCGCTCGAGATGGCGCGCGGATCGAACAAGCGGATAGCGATCGACGCGGACGCCATTGCGCTCTTTACCCGTTGCGCCGAACTCGCAGAGCAGGGCTTCGTCACCGGCGCATCGCACCGGAACTGGGCAAGCTACGGCGCGGCCGTCGTTCTGCCGGACGATCTCCCGGCATGGCGGCGCCACATCCTCACCGATCCCCAGACCTCCGGCGGTCTTCTCGTATCATGCCGCGCCGATCAGGCGGACGCACTGCTCGAAGAGATCTTGGCCGCAGGCTATCCCGCAGCCCGGACCATCGGGGTCGTCGAGGAAGGCGAGCCGGGCCTGCGCGTCACGGCCTGA
- a CDS encoding hydantoinase B/oxoprolinase family protein: MSGTGTWDFWVDRGGTFTDVIGRDPAGALHALKVLSENPEAYRDAAVHGVRQLLKLPAGEPIQAGLIDEVRMGTTVATNALLERKGERLALITTRGFRDALRIGYQERKKIFATEIIKPEALYQDIVELDERVLADGTIEQPLSEDAARRALEDLKAKGYRAIAIVFMHAYKFPDHEALVARLARAMGFEQVSVSHEVSPLVKYVGRGDTTVIDAYLSPVLGRYVAQVSDELDVKRSGARIMFMMSSGGLTAAGMFQGKDAILSGPAGGVVGLAKTGEAAGFDRIIGFDMGGTSTDVAHFDGEYERAFETEVAGVRVRAPMMLIHTVAAGGGSILHFDGERFRVGPDSAGANPGPACYRNGGPLAVTDANVMLGKLMPEFFPALFGPEQNERLDVETVRTRFAALAKEIGDGRSAEEVADGFIRIAVANMVEAIKKISVQRGYDVTRYALSCFGGAGGQHACLVADALGMTSILLHPMSGLLSAYGMGLADIRATRQKALGVALDDAAPAALAALGAELQSECLAELQAQGIGRERTRTHLRAHIRYAGTDTVLAVEASFPEQDDATRLRSEFELLHKRRFGFIAENKPLVIDAVEVEAVGGGAAQMETEGLTVTAGEPVLSRRTRFYSQGEFHDAPVALRSEISPGQRLAGPAIIIEANQTIVVEDGWQAELTAKDHIVLTRIKPLPERTAIGTKADPVMLEIFNNLFMSIAEQMGVTLQNTAYSVNIKERLDFSCAVFDNNGNLVANAPHMPVHLGSMDASVATAIRENPLIHPGDVFLINAPYNGGTHLPDLTVCTPVFDDAGREIRFWVASRGHHADIGGISPGSMSPLATNIEEEGVYIDNFKLIDRGRFCEEELEKLLSGARYPVRNILQNVNDLKAQVAANEKGVAELKKMIAQFGEDVVEAYMGHVQDNAAESVRRVLDQLRDGEFSYEMDQGCRIVVKISVDRESREATVDFTGTSAQRSDNFNAPAPVTRAAVLYVFRVLVEADIPMNAGCLRPIRIIIPEGTMLTPRYPAAVVAGNVEVSQAVTNCLFGAVEAQAAAQGTMNNLTFGNANYQYYETICSGAPAGPGYNGADAVHTHMTNSRLTDPEILETRFPVVLEDFHIREGSGGRGKWSAGNGTKRTIRARERLDFAILSGHRRVAPFGLKGGEPGELGRNSVRRNDGRIEELPGCAHTVLEAGEAFTVVTPTGGGYGKA, encoded by the coding sequence ATGAGCGGAACCGGGACCTGGGATTTTTGGGTCGATCGCGGCGGCACCTTCACCGACGTCATCGGCCGCGACCCTGCGGGCGCGCTCCATGCGCTGAAAGTTCTCTCCGAAAATCCCGAGGCTTACCGCGATGCGGCGGTGCACGGCGTCCGGCAGCTTCTCAAGCTTCCGGCGGGCGAACCTATACAGGCCGGCCTGATCGACGAGGTGCGGATGGGAACGACCGTCGCCACCAACGCGCTTCTCGAGCGGAAGGGCGAGCGGCTCGCGCTGATTACTACGCGCGGGTTCCGCGATGCGCTGAGGATCGGCTACCAGGAGCGCAAGAAGATTTTTGCGACCGAAATCATCAAGCCGGAGGCGCTCTACCAGGATATCGTTGAACTCGACGAGCGCGTGCTCGCCGACGGTACGATCGAGCAGCCTTTGAGTGAAGATGCGGCACGACGCGCGCTCGAAGACCTGAAGGCAAAGGGCTATCGGGCGATCGCCATCGTCTTCATGCACGCCTACAAATTTCCCGACCACGAGGCGCTGGTAGCGCGGCTGGCTCGCGCGATGGGTTTCGAGCAGGTCTCGGTCAGCCACGAGGTCTCGCCGCTGGTCAAATATGTGGGCCGCGGCGACACCACCGTCATCGACGCCTATCTTTCGCCGGTGCTCGGCCGCTACGTGGCGCAGGTCTCCGACGAACTCGACGTCAAGCGCTCCGGGGCGCGCATCATGTTCATGATGTCGTCCGGCGGCCTGACGGCGGCGGGCATGTTCCAGGGCAAGGATGCGATCCTTTCCGGACCGGCCGGCGGTGTCGTCGGCCTTGCGAAGACCGGAGAGGCGGCGGGATTCGACCGCATCATCGGTTTCGACATGGGTGGAACCTCGACCGACGTCGCCCATTTCGACGGCGAATATGAGCGCGCCTTCGAGACCGAGGTCGCCGGCGTGCGCGTGCGCGCGCCGATGATGCTGATCCATACGGTCGCCGCCGGCGGCGGCTCGATCCTCCATTTCGACGGCGAGCGTTTTCGCGTCGGGCCGGATTCGGCCGGCGCCAATCCGGGCCCGGCCTGCTACCGCAATGGCGGCCCGCTTGCCGTCACCGATGCCAATGTGATGCTCGGCAAGCTGATGCCGGAATTCTTTCCGGCGCTGTTCGGACCGGAGCAGAACGAGCGCCTCGACGTCGAGACTGTGCGGACGCGCTTCGCGGCGCTGGCGAAGGAGATCGGCGACGGGCGGAGCGCGGAAGAGGTCGCCGACGGCTTCATCCGTATTGCCGTCGCCAACATGGTCGAGGCCATCAAGAAGATTTCCGTCCAGCGCGGCTATGACGTGACCCGCTATGCGCTGAGCTGCTTCGGCGGCGCCGGCGGTCAGCACGCCTGCCTGGTGGCGGACGCGCTCGGCATGACAAGCATTCTCCTGCATCCGATGTCGGGCCTTTTGTCTGCCTACGGCATGGGCCTCGCCGATATCCGCGCCACCCGGCAGAAAGCGCTTGGCGTCGCCCTCGACGATGCGGCGCCGGCTGCGCTCGCCGCTCTCGGCGCTGAACTGCAATCCGAGTGCCTTGCCGAACTCCAGGCGCAGGGTATCGGCCGCGAGCGCACGCGCACTCATCTGCGCGCCCACATCCGCTATGCCGGCACGGACACGGTTCTCGCCGTCGAAGCGAGCTTCCCGGAGCAGGACGATGCGACGCGGCTGCGCTCCGAATTCGAGCTCCTGCACAAGCGCCGCTTTGGCTTCATCGCTGAGAACAAGCCGCTGGTAATCGACGCCGTCGAAGTCGAGGCCGTCGGGGGAGGAGCCGCGCAGATGGAAACGGAGGGGCTGACGGTGACGGCTGGCGAGCCCGTCCTTAGCCGGCGAACCCGCTTCTATTCGCAAGGCGAATTCCATGATGCGCCGGTGGCGCTGCGCTCGGAAATCTCGCCCGGCCAGAGGCTGGCGGGTCCGGCGATCATCATCGAAGCCAACCAGACGATCGTCGTGGAGGATGGCTGGCAGGCGGAGCTCACGGCAAAGGACCACATCGTTCTCACGCGCATCAAGCCGCTGCCGGAACGCACAGCCATCGGCACCAAGGCCGATCCGGTGATGCTGGAGATCTTCAACAACCTCTTCATGTCGATCGCCGAACAGATGGGCGTCACGCTGCAGAACACCGCCTATTCGGTCAACATCAAGGAGCGGCTCGATTTCTCCTGCGCGGTTTTCGACAACAACGGCAACCTCGTCGCCAATGCGCCGCATATGCCGGTGCACCTGGGATCCATGGATGCTTCCGTTGCGACCGCGATCCGCGAAAACCCGCTCATCCATCCGGGCGACGTGTTCCTGATCAACGCGCCCTATAACGGCGGCACGCACCTGCCGGACCTGACGGTCTGCACGCCGGTCTTCGATGATGCCGGCCGCGAGATCCGCTTCTGGGTCGCAAGCCGCGGCCATCACGCGGACATCGGCGGCATTTCGCCGGGGTCGATGTCGCCGCTTGCGACCAATATCGAGGAGGAGGGCGTCTATATCGACAACTTCAAGCTCATCGACCGCGGCCGCTTCTGCGAGGAGGAACTGGAGAAGCTTCTGAGCGGCGCGCGCTATCCGGTGCGCAACATCCTGCAGAACGTCAACGACCTGAAGGCGCAGGTCGCTGCCAATGAGAAGGGTGTGGCGGAACTGAAGAAGATGATCGCCCAGTTCGGTGAGGACGTGGTCGAGGCCTATATGGGCCACGTTCAAGACAACGCCGCCGAAAGCGTGCGGCGCGTGCTCGACCAGTTGCGCGACGGCGAATTCTCCTACGAGATGGACCAGGGCTGCCGGATCGTCGTGAAGATCTCCGTCGATCGCGAAAGCCGAGAGGCTACGGTCGATTTCACCGGCACTTCCGCGCAGCGTTCGGACAATTTCAACGCGCCGGCGCCGGTGACGCGCGCCGCGGTGCTCTATGTCTTCCGGGTGCTGGTCGAAGCCGATATTCCGATGAATGCCGGCTGCTTGCGCCCGATCCGTATCATTATCCCGGAAGGCACGATGCTGACGCCACGCTATCCGGCGGCCGTCGTCGCCGGCAATGTCGAGGTCAGCCAGGCGGTGACCAATTGCCTGTTCGGCGCCGTCGAGGCGCAGGCCGCCGCGCAAGGGACGATGAACAACCTGACCTTCGGCAATGCGAACTACCAGTATTACGAAACGATCTGCTCGGGCGCCCCGGCCGGTCCCGGCTATAACGGCGCCGACGCGGTCCACACCCACATGACCAATTCGCGGCTCACGGATCCCGAAATTCTCGAAACCCGGTTCCCAGTGGTGCTGGAGGATTTCCATATTCGCGAAGGTTCCGGCGGCCGCGGAAAATGGTCGGCCGGCAATGGCACCAAGCGCACTATTCGCGCCCGCGAGCGGCTGGACTTCGCTATCCTCTCCGGCCACCGCCGTGTCGCGCCCTTCGGGTTGAAGGGCGGGGAGCCGGGCGAACTCGGCCGCAACAGCGTTCGGCGCAATGACGGCCGTATCGAGGAACTGCCGGGTTGCGCCCACACGGTCCTGGAGGCGGGCGAGGCCTTCACCGTCGTGACGCCGACCGGCGGCGGCTATGGAAAAGCGTGA
- a CDS encoding pyridoxamine 5'-phosphate oxidase family protein — protein MDSPLVDPSPWHAGELALQTRFGVEARMDEVGRRVLRDHLIDQHREFYPLLPMVVLGAVDQDGDVWATLRAGRPDFLHAPDAHRLTVDLAREPADPTEAGMEDGASLALLGIDLATRRRNRLNGILSRHPRGFDLSVGQSFGNCPKYIQLRQVQFVRDPWEPPAAAPTWSSELDAPARALIRQADTFFVATYADLPGGRQVDVSHRGGRAGFVDVGEDGWLTIPDFIGNRFFNTLGNIALNPRAGLVFPDFSTGGLLQMTGAAELMFDHPDGKPLEGAERYWRFRPRRIVWRPDALPIRYDFAEWSPFALATGTW, from the coding sequence ATGGACAGTCCCCTCGTCGATCCTTCGCCCTGGCATGCGGGCGAGCTTGCGCTGCAGACGCGGTTCGGCGTGGAAGCGCGCATGGACGAGGTCGGCCGCCGGGTCCTGCGCGACCATCTGATCGACCAGCACCGCGAATTCTATCCCCTCCTGCCAATGGTGGTGCTGGGGGCGGTCGACCAGGACGGCGACGTGTGGGCGACGCTCCGGGCGGGGCGCCCCGACTTCCTCCATGCGCCGGACGCTCACCGGCTCACCGTCGATCTCGCCAGAGAGCCGGCGGACCCGACCGAGGCAGGCATGGAGGATGGCGCCTCGCTCGCCCTCCTCGGCATCGATCTCGCCACGCGCCGCCGCAACCGGCTGAACGGCATCCTCAGCCGGCATCCGCGAGGGTTCGATTTGAGCGTCGGCCAGAGCTTCGGCAACTGCCCGAAATACATCCAGCTCCGCCAGGTGCAGTTCGTCCGCGATCCGTGGGAGCCGCCGGCGGCGGCTCCCACCTGGAGCTCAGAGCTCGATGCACCCGCCCGCGCCCTGATCCGGCAAGCGGACACCTTCTTCGTCGCCACCTATGCGGACCTTCCCGGCGGTCGGCAGGTGGACGTTTCCCATCGCGGCGGCCGCGCGGGGTTCGTCGATGTTGGCGAAGACGGCTGGCTGACGATCCCGGATTTTATCGGCAACCGCTTCTTCAACACGCTCGGCAATATCGCTCTTAATCCGCGCGCCGGACTCGTCTTCCCGGACTTCTCGACGGGCGGCCTGCTGCAGATGACCGGCGCGGCCGAGCTCATGTTCGATCACCCCGACGGCAAGCCTCTCGAAGGGGCAGAGCGCTACTGGCGTTTCCGTCCGCGCCGTATCGTCTGGCGGCCGGACGCGCTGCCGATCCGCTACGATTTTGCCGAATGGTCACCCTTCGCGCTCGCCACCGGCACGTGGTAG
- a CDS encoding glutathione S-transferase family protein, with protein MKLYHHPLSGHAHRARLFLSLIGIEHELVLVDLARKEHKEPQFLALNPFGQVPVLDDSGTIISDSNAILVYLAKKTGRTDWLPEDPEGAAAVQRWLSVAAGQIAHGPAQARLINVFKAPYRPEEVIPRAHAILTLIEAALAGRSWIAADRPTIADVALYSYVASAPEGDVDLQPYPNIGAWLSRIEALPGFVDFQKTPVGLAA; from the coding sequence ATGAAGCTCTATCATCATCCGCTGTCCGGCCATGCGCATCGCGCCCGGCTCTTTCTCTCGCTGATCGGAATCGAACACGAACTCGTGCTCGTCGATCTCGCCAGGAAGGAGCACAAGGAGCCGCAGTTCCTCGCTCTCAACCCCTTCGGCCAGGTTCCGGTTCTTGATGACAGCGGTACGATCATCTCGGATTCCAACGCCATCCTCGTTTATCTCGCGAAGAAGACGGGACGCACGGACTGGCTGCCCGAAGACCCCGAGGGCGCGGCCGCCGTTCAGCGTTGGCTTTCGGTCGCCGCCGGCCAGATCGCCCACGGCCCGGCGCAGGCGCGCCTCATCAACGTGTTCAAGGCGCCCTATCGGCCGGAAGAGGTCATTCCCCGCGCCCATGCGATCCTGACGCTGATCGAGGCGGCGCTTGCGGGCCGGAGCTGGATTGCTGCCGACCGTCCGACCATCGCCGATGTCGCGCTTTACAGCTACGTGGCAAGCGCGCCGGAAGGTGACGTGGATCTTCAGCCCTATCCCAACATCGGCGCCTGGCTGAGCCGCATCGAGGCGCTGCCGGGCTTTGTCGATTTCCAGAAGACGCCTGTCGGTCTGGCAGCATAG
- a CDS encoding LysR family transcriptional regulator: protein MDRWQAMRIFVQVVESGGFAPAAKMLHISPPSVTRAIARLEEMIGTRLLVRTTRSLKLTAAGEGYAADCRRILAEIAEAEANAAGSFTHPAGLLTVTAPALFGRIHVLPVVLDFLDRYPALQVKTIFVDRVTNLVEEGLDVAVRIAALPASGLIARRVGSVRQVLCGSPDYFARFGEPLAPQDLVHHRIIGREGLFGHSEWLFGRDSSIRVPISARLIVNTNDAAISAAVAGWGVSRFQSYQVAPEIEAGRLKAVLADYERAPVPIHIVHAEGRMVSARVRAFVDFAAERLRRRAGVNAAP from the coding sequence ATGGATCGCTGGCAGGCAATGCGGATCTTCGTGCAGGTGGTGGAAAGCGGCGGGTTTGCGCCCGCCGCCAAGATGCTGCACATAAGCCCGCCATCGGTGACGCGGGCGATTGCGAGACTGGAGGAGATGATCGGCACGCGGCTGCTCGTCCGCACGACCCGTTCGCTGAAGCTGACGGCGGCGGGCGAAGGCTACGCGGCCGATTGCCGGCGTATTCTGGCGGAGATTGCCGAGGCGGAGGCCAATGCGGCGGGCAGCTTCACGCATCCGGCGGGGTTGCTTACGGTGACGGCGCCCGCCCTTTTCGGGCGCATCCACGTGCTCCCCGTCGTTCTCGATTTTCTCGATCGCTACCCCGCCTTGCAGGTGAAAACCATCTTCGTCGACCGGGTGACCAACCTGGTCGAGGAAGGGTTGGATGTCGCCGTGCGCATCGCGGCGCTTCCCGCCTCGGGCCTCATCGCTCGCCGCGTCGGCTCGGTCAGGCAGGTGCTCTGCGGGTCGCCGGATTATTTCGCCCGCTTCGGCGAGCCGTTGGCGCCGCAGGATCTTGTTCATCACCGGATCATCGGCCGGGAAGGTCTTTTCGGCCATTCGGAATGGCTGTTCGGCCGTGACAGCAGCATTCGCGTTCCGATCAGCGCCCGCCTCATCGTCAACACCAATGACGCAGCCATCTCTGCCGCGGTCGCCGGTTGGGGAGTGTCGCGCTTTCAGTCGTACCAGGTGGCGCCGGAGATAGAGGCCGGCCGGCTCAAGGCGGTGCTTGCCGACTACGAGCGCGCGCCGGTGCCGATCCACATCGTGCACGCGGAGGGGCGCATGGTTTCCGCCCGGGTGCGTGCGTTCGTGGATTTCGCGGCCGAGCGCCTTCGGCGCCGCGCGGGCGTGAATGCCGCTCCTTGA